The proteins below are encoded in one region of Lujinxingia sediminis:
- the thiO gene encoding glycine oxidase ThiO, with protein sequence MSDNQHAIVIGGGVAGLGAAWRLVQEGWEVDVFDRHTPGFGASTRAAGMLAPAAEAHFEEELQLGLGQASLSLYPDFVRELQEESGVDVDYRSRGTLVVGIDRDDAEALAHMHRYHRKLELPVEQLTGDQARQIEPGLSPTITMGLFCPSDHQVHPQRLMEALAGAFQARGGRLHTHTGVRAVRLDDAAGRVRGITLDDGRELDAPNVLVANGAWARKLEGLPRGILPHIRAVRGQVLVLGLGDPPLCQHVIRAPDAYLVPRAGDEAGGQLVVGATSEERGFDARLTAGGVFELLRGAWETLPGIYDAPILDQWVGFRPVSLANLPALGPTSIEGLFTSLGHGRNGILLAPLSAQSVSAMMRGEDPHPAVRQLLRRG encoded by the coding sequence ATGAGCGACAATCAACATGCCATCGTCATCGGCGGGGGGGTTGCCGGGTTGGGAGCGGCCTGGCGCCTGGTCCAGGAAGGCTGGGAGGTCGACGTCTTCGACCGCCATACCCCGGGCTTTGGCGCCTCCACCCGCGCCGCTGGCATGCTCGCGCCGGCAGCCGAGGCCCATTTTGAAGAAGAGCTTCAGCTGGGGCTGGGCCAGGCAAGCCTTTCACTCTACCCGGACTTTGTCCGCGAGTTGCAGGAGGAGAGCGGCGTCGATGTGGACTACCGCAGCCGGGGCACGCTCGTCGTCGGCATCGATCGCGACGATGCCGAGGCCCTGGCCCATATGCACCGCTACCACCGTAAGCTGGAGCTGCCCGTAGAACAGCTCACAGGCGATCAGGCGCGCCAGATCGAGCCGGGGCTCTCCCCCACCATCACCATGGGGCTTTTTTGCCCCTCCGATCACCAGGTGCATCCCCAGCGGCTGATGGAAGCTCTGGCCGGGGCGTTTCAGGCGCGCGGCGGTAGGTTACATACCCACACCGGGGTTCGCGCAGTCCGCCTCGACGACGCGGCTGGGCGGGTGCGCGGCATTACCCTGGACGATGGTCGTGAGCTCGACGCCCCAAACGTGCTCGTGGCCAACGGCGCCTGGGCCCGTAAACTCGAGGGCCTCCCCCGCGGCATCCTCCCCCACATCCGGGCCGTCCGCGGCCAGGTCCTGGTGCTGGGGCTTGGAGACCCACCTCTGTGCCAGCATGTCATCCGCGCACCCGATGCCTACCTCGTCCCGCGCGCCGGCGATGAGGCCGGCGGCCAGCTTGTCGTGGGGGCCACCAGCGAGGAACGAGGTTTTGACGCCAGGCTGACCGCCGGCGGTGTCTTCGAACTTCTGCGTGGTGCCTGGGAGACCCTCCCCGGCATCTACGACGCGCCCATCCTCGACCAGTGGGTGGGCTTTCGGCCCGTATCCCTGGCCAACCTCCCGGCGCTCGGCCCCACCTCCATCGAGGGACTTTTTACCTCGCTGGGCCACGGCCGAAACGGCATTCTGCTGGCGCCTTTGAGCGCGCAGTCCGTCAGCGCGATGATGCGCGGTGAAGATCCGCACCCGGCTGTGCGTCAACTTCTACGGCGCGGGTAG
- a CDS encoding A24 family peptidase, whose protein sequence is MQPFTELPLWAQLLVMVPLFVICLISAITDFQQRKVFNKLTYPGVIIGLVAHTLAFGWAGLGSGLLAALTVLVVGILILPFRWLGGGDIKLLAMIGAFVGFSGLYEVFFYATLVGLAMGIILSVANGYITELIKRLWLVMKAMFFSITSRTNLGVKMETDERAYLPFAIPIFFGVLLALTDAYAGWPLWLEGLRLWMSDSLL, encoded by the coding sequence ATGCAACCCTTTACCGAACTTCCCCTCTGGGCCCAGCTCCTTGTGATGGTGCCTCTCTTTGTGATCTGCCTGATCTCGGCCATCACCGACTTTCAACAGCGCAAGGTGTTCAACAAGCTCACCTACCCGGGCGTGATCATCGGGCTTGTGGCCCATACCCTGGCCTTTGGCTGGGCGGGGCTGGGCTCGGGACTGCTGGCAGCGCTGACGGTGCTGGTGGTGGGGATCCTGATCTTGCCCTTTCGCTGGCTGGGAGGTGGCGACATTAAACTGTTAGCCATGATCGGGGCCTTTGTGGGCTTCTCCGGACTCTACGAGGTCTTTTTCTATGCGACTCTTGTGGGGCTGGCGATGGGCATTATCCTCTCGGTCGCCAATGGCTACATCACGGAGCTCATCAAGCGATTGTGGCTGGTGATGAAGGCGATGTTCTTCAGCATCACCTCGCGCACCAACCTGGGTGTGAAGATGGAGACCGATGAGCGAGCCTATCTGCCCTTCGCCATCCCGATCTTCTTCGGGGTGCTCCTGGCGTTGACCGACGCATACGCCGGCTGGCCGCTGTGGCTCGAGGGACTTCGCCTGTGGATGAGTGACTCACTTCTATGA
- a CDS encoding fused MFS/spermidine synthase — MPTIEVIMVVVFTLTIFLSALLLFGVQPMAGKMLLPFLGGTPGVWNTCMMFFQAILLLGYLWAHGISKLRARPQLILHVGLLIAAVVALPLSMNRMDFSSDWLVHQPVLWLVAALGLGVGLPFMALSTSSPLLQAWFARQDHPRAHDPYFLYAASNAGSLLALLAFPLLVEPLFGVREQATGWSGGFVALAVLMGICGVMTLKASPDYQGKTSLPREAAGADDAPAPTSRQKGLWILYAFVPSSLMLGVTTYITTDVAAFPLLWVIPLAIFIASFIVVFSSLKLNLPLLGRVMSLLGTVLLIGWMMGATNPAWLLLPLHVLFFALVTLVLHGRLAASRPSAKYLTGFYLYMSIGGLLGGVFNTLLAPLLFTSIWEYPLVLILACALRPQSAADLADPDRPWKRAAPLVATLLMLGSVWLLKRSEFVHTDVLSFMLLAVPAVIAYSQVERPARFGLGLLGIFMAASLVSVEYDTVFKKRTFYGVVEILKSDTEYRMIHGGTFHGHALIEDEGCTPQNYYDLRGPMGSLFELYRNHVTTRRMAVIGLGLGSHACYAEPVDSLTFYELDPAVIEAAKGFGNVGRSPTAELDYVAGDARIQLQQRESGDPYGMLIIDAFSSDAIPIHLLTVEAIELYLSRIEDDGLIAVHISNRYFDLIPVLRGLADAHDLEFRVVDDVHLSDQEIAEGRVASTWGVLTRDAKKTQALEALDPRWQTYTGPAVTWTDNHAAVNGLWIF; from the coding sequence ATGCCCACGATTGAGGTGATTATGGTCGTCGTGTTCACGCTAACGATTTTCTTGAGCGCGCTGCTGCTCTTCGGGGTGCAGCCGATGGCCGGCAAGATGCTCCTTCCCTTTCTGGGTGGGACTCCCGGGGTGTGGAACACCTGCATGATGTTTTTTCAGGCCATCCTGCTGCTCGGATACCTCTGGGCTCACGGCATCTCCAAACTCCGGGCACGCCCTCAGCTCATTCTTCACGTCGGGCTGCTCATCGCCGCAGTGGTCGCCTTGCCGCTGAGCATGAACCGCATGGACTTCTCCAGCGACTGGCTGGTGCATCAGCCCGTGCTCTGGCTCGTCGCCGCCCTGGGACTGGGTGTGGGTTTGCCTTTTATGGCCCTATCGACATCCTCCCCCTTGCTCCAGGCCTGGTTCGCGCGCCAGGACCACCCTCGCGCCCATGACCCCTACTTTCTTTATGCTGCCAGCAACGCCGGAAGCCTGCTGGCGCTTCTTGCCTTTCCGCTGCTTGTAGAGCCCCTCTTCGGGGTACGCGAGCAGGCTACCGGGTGGAGTGGAGGTTTTGTAGCTCTGGCTGTCTTAATGGGCATCTGCGGGGTCATGACTCTAAAAGCCTCGCCAGACTATCAAGGCAAAACCTCCCTCCCGCGCGAGGCCGCCGGCGCCGATGATGCGCCCGCCCCCACCTCGCGCCAGAAAGGCCTGTGGATCCTCTACGCCTTTGTGCCCTCGAGCCTGATGCTCGGCGTGACCACGTACATCACCACCGATGTAGCCGCCTTTCCGCTGCTCTGGGTGATTCCGCTGGCGATCTTCATCGCCTCCTTCATCGTGGTCTTCTCCTCGCTCAAGCTCAACCTGCCCTTACTGGGCCGCGTGATGAGCTTGCTGGGCACGGTACTCTTAATCGGCTGGATGATGGGGGCAACCAACCCTGCCTGGCTGCTCCTGCCTCTGCATGTGCTCTTCTTTGCCCTGGTCACCCTGGTGCTGCACGGCCGCCTGGCCGCCAGTCGCCCCTCGGCGAAGTACCTGACCGGTTTTTACCTCTACATGTCGATCGGCGGACTGCTCGGCGGGGTCTTCAATACCCTGCTCGCCCCGCTGCTCTTTACCAGCATCTGGGAATACCCCCTGGTGCTGATCCTTGCCTGCGCGCTGCGGCCACAATCGGCTGCAGATCTGGCCGATCCGGACCGGCCCTGGAAGCGCGCCGCCCCGCTGGTAGCCACGCTCTTGATGCTGGGGAGCGTGTGGCTGCTCAAGCGCAGCGAGTTCGTCCATACCGACGTCCTTAGTTTTATGCTGCTGGCCGTCCCGGCGGTCATCGCCTACAGCCAGGTCGAGCGCCCGGCCCGCTTCGGACTGGGACTGCTGGGCATCTTTATGGCGGCCTCACTGGTCAGCGTGGAGTACGACACGGTCTTCAAAAAGCGCACCTTTTACGGGGTTGTCGAGATCCTGAAGTCGGATACAGAGTACCGCATGATCCACGGGGGCACTTTCCACGGCCACGCCCTGATCGAGGATGAGGGCTGCACGCCCCAGAACTACTACGATCTGCGCGGGCCGATGGGCAGCCTCTTTGAGCTCTACCGCAACCACGTCACCACGCGCCGCATGGCAGTGATTGGCCTGGGGCTGGGCTCGCATGCCTGCTACGCCGAGCCCGTAGATTCGCTGACCTTCTACGAGCTCGACCCGGCGGTGATCGAGGCGGCCAAAGGCTTTGGCAACGTGGGCCGATCGCCAACGGCCGAACTCGATTATGTCGCCGGTGATGCGCGCATTCAGCTCCAGCAGCGCGAATCCGGCGATCCCTACGGCATGCTCATCATTGATGCCTTCAGCTCGGACGCCATTCCCATTCACCTGCTGACCGTCGAGGCGATCGAGCTCTACCTCTCGCGCATCGAAGATGACGGATTGATCGCGGTTCATATCTCCAACCGCTACTTCGACCTGATCCCGGTGCTACGCGGGCTTGCCGACGCCCATGATCTGGAGTTTCGAGTGGTGGATGATGTGCACTTAAGCGATCAGGAGATCGCCGAGGGTCGGGTTGCCTCGACCTGGGGCGTGCTCACCCGAGACGCCAAAAAGACACAGGCGCTTGAGGCCCTCGATCCGCGCTGGCAAACCTACACCGGCCCGGCGGTCACCTGGACGGATAATCACGCGGCGGTCAACGGCCTGTGGATCTTCTAA
- a CDS encoding Flp family type IVb pilin — translation MENVKNLLISLHNDEDGATATEYIILLVLIACFVIMIVKAFGGTVAKKFQEANTDVKTNVDFSSRPTG, via the coding sequence ATGGAAAACGTTAAGAACCTGCTTATCTCGCTGCACAACGACGAAGACGGCGCCACCGCCACCGAGTACATCATCCTGCTCGTGCTCATCGCCTGCTTCGTGATCATGATCGTGAAGGCCTTCGGTGGCACCGTTGCCAAGAAGTTCCAGGAAGCGAACACCGATGTGAAGACCAACGTCGACTTCTCCAGCCGCCCGACCGGCTGA
- the mfd gene encoding transcription-repair coupling factor, protein MSDEFAVAIQEGQNDEARPQREERYPVDRLSELVGTNHPVEVQAGAGALMSAVLSHLSTRVRRPVVVLTAEEREAERLATDLRLFCGADEEPDEVVGLAPEDERLEEAVVHFPSYDVGPFYQATADRRVTMARLAALHALRAQKPPRYTVASVGAAMRRTLAPAVFSQHTHRLTIEDALDNERLREMMAHLGYSEVPVVEDAGTFAVRGDIVDIFSPHEEHPVRVERWGDEIAEIRQFHKETQRSLQERGHCEIFPVREAILNKEGVARAIAKLRALSAEMGRPSSDLRDLIADLQAGLHVVGMEALLPALYEEMGDLLDYVPADAVVVVLEPSAFMAKARTLFEKRLGEFEASRAEEDYVFEVDAYYRRPDAVGEWLGAHSPVEWRRVAMIEDVQERGWPVPEEHLEFRVRENNDIIALRKHFQGVEQTVKALSEKLDAWKERYGRICFACRTGAQAERLVELLNSYGQDAMVLSAPLDISEPVPPPADVLEVYAGELSAGFRSELLGVALISGVELFGQRVVTHQQKSITEHAAITHFKDLNDGDLVVHVDFGIGRYRGIAHLDVEGIGNDFLHIEYAGGDKLYLPVYRLGRVQKYIGGGDNVALDKLGGTRWDRTKEKVKENIRELAGDLLALYAKRELTKGIKFSPPDAFYEEFEQAFPFDETPDQARAIHEVLNDMSKSRPMDRLICGDVGFGKTEVGIRAAMKAVMDGRQVAVLVPTTLLSEQHAISFEKRVKAFGARVAAINRFRSAKEVKDILADTAAGKIDVLIGTHRILSRDVEFADLGLLVVDEEQRFGVAHKEKIKKMRANIDVLTLSATPIPRTLQMSMLGIRDLSIIATPPHNRLSVRTHVAKFSDSVVREAIMRELGRGGQVFFVHNRVQTIEEMARHLREIVPEARIGIGHGQMAEGKLEEVMYAYIRGEINVLLCTSIVESGLDIPNANTIIVNRADMFGLSQLYQLRGRVGRGSQRAYAYLLVPARRTLPDDAQKRLEVIQTYTDLGSGFHVASYDLEIRGAGNLLSDDQSGHVVAVGLDLYTELLEEAIADIRGQELEDELEPEVNIPVEAFIPDTYIPATSLRLMFYKRFSLARSGDELAMIFEELVDRFGEPPNSVRNLRDLISVKIDLRRLGAARLDAGMSAIAMELDPRTPLNPAAVLELVNASGGRWRLTAEMKLIYKLKVDESAQLMRTARSILNQLLAL, encoded by the coding sequence GTGTCCGACGAGTTCGCAGTGGCCATTCAAGAGGGGCAAAACGATGAGGCGCGACCGCAGCGCGAGGAGCGCTACCCGGTCGATCGACTCTCGGAGCTGGTGGGGACAAACCATCCGGTGGAGGTGCAGGCTGGCGCCGGGGCGTTGATGTCGGCGGTGCTCTCGCACCTCTCAACCAGGGTAAGGCGCCCGGTGGTGGTGCTCACCGCCGAGGAGCGGGAGGCCGAGCGGCTGGCCACCGATCTGCGCCTCTTCTGCGGCGCTGACGAGGAGCCTGACGAGGTTGTGGGGCTGGCCCCCGAAGACGAGCGGCTGGAGGAGGCGGTGGTTCACTTCCCCTCCTACGATGTGGGGCCTTTTTACCAGGCTACGGCCGATCGACGTGTCACGATGGCGCGCCTGGCCGCACTGCATGCGCTGCGCGCTCAGAAGCCGCCGCGCTACACCGTGGCTTCGGTGGGCGCGGCGATGCGACGCACGTTGGCCCCTGCGGTCTTTTCGCAGCATACGCACCGCCTCACCATCGAAGATGCGCTCGATAACGAGCGGCTGCGCGAGATGATGGCGCATCTGGGCTACTCGGAGGTGCCGGTGGTCGAGGATGCCGGCACGTTTGCTGTGCGCGGCGACATCGTCGACATCTTCTCACCCCACGAAGAGCATCCGGTGCGCGTGGAGCGCTGGGGCGATGAGATCGCCGAGATCCGCCAGTTTCATAAAGAGACTCAGCGCAGCCTTCAGGAGCGAGGCCACTGCGAGATCTTCCCGGTGCGCGAGGCCATCCTCAACAAAGAGGGCGTGGCCCGCGCCATCGCAAAGCTGCGCGCGCTCAGCGCGGAGATGGGCAGGCCCTCGAGCGATCTTCGCGATCTGATCGCCGATCTTCAGGCCGGGCTGCATGTGGTCGGCATGGAGGCGTTGCTTCCGGCGCTTTATGAGGAGATGGGCGATCTTCTCGACTATGTGCCCGCCGATGCTGTGGTCGTGGTGCTGGAGCCTTCGGCGTTTATGGCCAAAGCCCGCACGCTCTTTGAGAAGCGTCTGGGCGAGTTTGAGGCCTCCCGCGCCGAGGAAGACTACGTCTTTGAGGTCGACGCCTACTATCGCCGTCCCGACGCAGTGGGCGAGTGGCTCGGAGCGCATTCGCCTGTGGAGTGGCGGCGCGTCGCGATGATCGAAGATGTGCAGGAGCGGGGCTGGCCTGTGCCTGAGGAGCACCTGGAGTTTCGGGTGCGCGAGAACAACGACATCATCGCGTTGCGCAAGCACTTTCAGGGGGTGGAGCAGACCGTTAAGGCGCTCAGCGAGAAGCTCGACGCGTGGAAGGAGCGCTACGGGCGCATCTGCTTTGCGTGTCGCACCGGCGCGCAGGCGGAGCGCCTGGTGGAGCTCTTAAATAGCTATGGTCAGGATGCGATGGTGCTCAGCGCGCCCCTCGACATCAGCGAGCCGGTGCCTCCGCCAGCTGATGTTCTGGAGGTCTACGCCGGGGAGCTCAGCGCCGGGTTTCGCTCCGAGCTCCTGGGGGTGGCGCTGATCTCCGGGGTGGAGCTCTTTGGTCAGCGGGTGGTCACGCATCAGCAAAAGTCGATCACCGAACACGCCGCCATCACCCACTTTAAGGATCTCAACGACGGCGATCTGGTGGTGCACGTCGACTTCGGGATCGGCCGCTACCGGGGTATTGCCCACCTGGATGTGGAGGGGATCGGCAACGACTTTTTGCACATCGAGTACGCCGGCGGCGATAAGCTCTATCTGCCGGTCTACCGCCTGGGGCGTGTGCAGAAGTACATCGGTGGGGGCGATAACGTCGCGCTCGATAAGCTCGGGGGCACCCGCTGGGATCGCACCAAAGAGAAGGTCAAAGAGAATATCCGCGAGCTTGCCGGCGATCTTCTGGCGCTTTATGCCAAGCGGGAGCTGACCAAAGGCATCAAGTTCAGTCCGCCCGACGCCTTCTATGAGGAGTTTGAGCAGGCCTTCCCCTTCGATGAGACCCCCGATCAGGCTCGCGCCATTCACGAGGTGCTCAACGATATGTCGAAGTCGCGGCCGATGGACCGGCTCATCTGTGGCGACGTGGGCTTTGGCAAGACGGAGGTGGGCATCCGCGCGGCCATGAAGGCGGTGATGGACGGCAGGCAGGTGGCCGTGCTCGTGCCCACCACGCTCTTGAGCGAGCAGCATGCGATCTCATTTGAGAAGCGCGTCAAGGCGTTCGGGGCGCGGGTGGCGGCGATCAACCGCTTTCGCTCGGCCAAAGAGGTCAAGGACATTCTGGCCGATACCGCCGCCGGAAAGATCGATGTGCTCATCGGCACCCACCGCATACTCTCCCGTGACGTAGAGTTTGCCGATCTGGGGCTTCTGGTCGTCGATGAGGAGCAGCGCTTCGGGGTGGCGCATAAAGAGAAGATCAAGAAGATGCGCGCCAACATCGACGTGCTCACGCTCTCGGCCACGCCGATCCCGCGCACCCTGCAGATGAGTATGCTGGGGATTCGCGACCTCTCGATCATCGCCACTCCGCCGCATAACCGTCTTTCGGTGCGCACGCATGTGGCCAAGTTCAGCGACTCGGTGGTGCGCGAGGCGATCATGCGCGAGCTGGGCCGCGGCGGGCAGGTCTTCTTCGTGCATAACCGGGTGCAGACCATTGAGGAGATGGCGCGGCATCTGCGCGAGATCGTACCCGAGGCGCGCATTGGCATCGGGCATGGGCAGATGGCCGAGGGTAAGCTCGAAGAGGTGATGTACGCCTACATCCGCGGTGAGATTAACGTGCTCTTGTGCACGAGCATCGTCGAGAGCGGGCTGGATATCCCCAACGCCAACACGATCATCGTCAACCGCGCCGACATGTTCGGCCTCTCCCAGCTCTATCAGCTGCGGGGGCGAGTGGGGCGCGGAAGTCAGCGCGCATACGCGTATCTGCTGGTGCCGGCCAGGCGCACGCTTCCCGATGATGCCCAAAAGCGTCTGGAGGTCATTCAGACCTACACCGACCTTGGCAGCGGGTTTCACGTGGCGAGCTACGATCTGGAGATCCGGGGGGCGGGTAACCTGCTCTCCGACGATCAATCCGGCCATGTGGTGGCCGTCGGCCTCGACCTCTACACCGAGCTTCTGGAGGAGGCGATCGCCGATATCCGCGGCCAGGAGCTCGAAGATGAGCTTGAGCCGGAGGTCAACATCCCGGTGGAAGCGTTTATCCCCGACACCTACATCCCGGCGACAAGCCTGCGCCTGATGTTCTATAAGCGCTTCTCGCTGGCGCGCTCGGGCGATGAGCTGGCGATGATCTTTGAGGAGCTCGTCGATCGCTTTGGCGAGCCGCCAAATTCAGTGCGAAACCTGCGCGATCTGATCAGCGTGAAGATCGATCTCCGTCGTCTGGGCGCAGCGCGTCTCGACGCCGGGATGAGCGCGATTGCCATGGAGCTCGACCCGCGCACCCCGCTCAACCCGGCGGCTGTGCTCGAGCTGGTGAATGCGAGCGGCGGGCGCTGGCGCCTGACCGCCGAGATGAAGTTGATCTACAAGCTCAAGGTTGATGAGTCGGCTCAACTGATGCGCACCGCGCGCAGCATTCTCAATCAACTGCTGGCGTTGTAG
- a CDS encoding peptidylprolyl isomerase, which produces MMKNATIQLAGMVLSGALLVACAPQKPSAEGDAPRPERADEGAPGQDQVVARVNGEAITRAEFERRIESLAPHARARLQSPEQREDFLKSVVQFEVMADAAEEAGLGQSPQVRHAMREVMVRLMLAEHLREEGGAAVGEEELQAYYDANREDFARPARRMVYELVTQTREEAERLRRRFVEEAHPTTEEALGAFAELAGQYSFDRSTGDRSGARGWVEAGQPVAGADAVFETPVGQASNPYEDDRGWVVVFVAEEEPARQPMLSEVERELRTRLLEEKKRRLRTELVEGLMAEATIEIDEEVLADVQAPEPRLPARLRDLPRLPVRDQGSGD; this is translated from the coding sequence ATGATGAAAAACGCAACGATACAGCTCGCGGGGATGGTGCTAAGCGGGGCGCTTCTTGTGGCGTGCGCGCCGCAGAAGCCCTCCGCCGAAGGGGATGCTCCGCGCCCGGAGCGCGCTGACGAGGGCGCTCCGGGCCAGGATCAGGTGGTCGCCCGGGTCAACGGTGAGGCCATCACCCGCGCCGAGTTCGAGCGGCGCATCGAGAGCCTCGCGCCGCACGCCCGCGCCCGATTGCAGTCGCCGGAGCAACGCGAAGACTTTTTAAAAAGCGTGGTGCAGTTTGAGGTGATGGCCGACGCCGCCGAGGAGGCCGGCCTTGGCCAGAGCCCCCAGGTGCGCCACGCCATGCGCGAGGTCATGGTGCGCCTGATGCTCGCTGAACACCTTCGCGAAGAGGGCGGCGCGGCGGTGGGCGAAGAGGAGCTGCAGGCCTATTACGACGCCAATCGCGAGGATTTTGCGCGGCCTGCCCGCCGCATGGTCTATGAGCTTGTGACCCAGACCCGCGAGGAGGCCGAGCGCCTGCGCCGCCGTTTTGTCGAAGAGGCCCACCCCACCACCGAGGAGGCGCTGGGCGCCTTCGCCGAGCTCGCCGGGCAGTACTCCTTCGATCGCAGCACCGGCGATCGCAGCGGGGCGCGGGGTTGGGTGGAGGCAGGCCAGCCGGTGGCCGGCGCCGACGCAGTCTTCGAGACACCCGTGGGCCAGGCTTCAAACCCCTATGAGGATGATCGTGGCTGGGTGGTGGTGTTTGTCGCCGAGGAAGAACCGGCGCGTCAGCCGATGTTGAGCGAGGTGGAGCGCGAGCTGCGCACGCGTCTGCTCGAAGAGAAAAAGCGTCGGTTGCGCACCGAGCTGGTCGAGGGACTGATGGCTGAGGCCACCATTGAAATCGACGAAGAGGTGCTGGCCGACGTTCAGGCTCCCGAGCCCCGGCTTCCCGCTCGTCTTCGCGATCTTCCGCGCCTTCCGGTGCGCGATCAGGGCTCCGGCGATTGA
- a CDS encoding peptidylprolyl isomerase, with protein MSRFTLLRSFLLAVLALGSAGALSAAAPSTAHAAIIDRVVAQVNDEIVTLYELEKEARTYLVQQGRSARVLEDPERREDVLREVLDDLVERLLINQAASEVGEAVSDAEVDEWMRTLRQQQGLDEQQFMQMVAQYGIDFETYQEVVRDNLLRMRMVSLSGRSATVADSEIDSIYRRRHGSSGKERFIRVRHILVEVDGESEAAEEAARQRASELRAMVDQGADFAEVARQHSEGPGKDQGGMLGEFRRGQLEATFEQAAFAMEPGQISEPVRTPFGYHIIEVVESEERVAQASAERRARIRAELQEQAMNRQIEAYLQTLRAKAYVDIRY; from the coding sequence ATGAGTCGATTCACCCTGCTGCGATCCTTTTTGCTGGCCGTGCTGGCCCTTGGCAGCGCCGGAGCCCTCAGCGCGGCGGCACCCTCGACGGCTCACGCCGCCATCATCGACCGGGTGGTGGCGCAGGTGAACGATGAGATCGTCACCCTCTATGAGCTCGAGAAAGAGGCGCGCACCTACCTTGTGCAGCAGGGGCGCAGCGCGCGGGTGCTCGAGGACCCGGAGCGTCGCGAAGATGTGCTGCGCGAGGTGCTCGACGACCTCGTGGAGCGCCTGCTGATCAACCAGGCCGCCTCCGAGGTCGGGGAGGCGGTCAGCGACGCGGAGGTCGATGAGTGGATGCGGACGCTGCGCCAGCAGCAGGGGCTCGACGAGCAGCAGTTTATGCAGATGGTCGCCCAGTACGGCATCGACTTTGAGACCTACCAGGAGGTCGTGCGCGATAACCTCTTGCGCATGCGCATGGTCAGCTTAAGTGGTCGCAGCGCCACGGTAGCCGACTCGGAGATCGACTCGATCTACCGCCGTCGTCACGGATCGTCAGGGAAAGAGCGCTTTATTCGCGTGCGTCATATCCTGGTCGAGGTTGACGGGGAGAGTGAGGCAGCCGAGGAGGCCGCGCGCCAGCGCGCCTCCGAGCTCCGGGCGATGGTGGATCAGGGCGCTGACTTTGCCGAGGTTGCCCGCCAGCACAGCGAAGGTCCGGGCAAGGATCAGGGCGGCATGCTCGGGGAGTTTCGCCGCGGGCAGCTCGAAGCGACCTTTGAACAGGCCGCCTTTGCCATGGAGCCCGGCCAGATCTCGGAGCCTGTGCGCACGCCCTTTGGCTACCACATCATTGAGGTGGTCGAGAGTGAGGAGCGCGTGGCCCAGGCGTCCGCCGAGCGGCGTGCCCGCATCCGTGCCGAGCTTCAGGAGCAGGCGATGAATCGCCAGATCGAGGCCTACCTTCAGACCCTTCGCGCCAAAGCCTATGTCGACATCCGCTACTGA
- the pdxA gene encoding 4-hydroxythreonine-4-phosphate dehydrogenase PdxA, with translation MTSSKKPVRLALTMGDAAGIGPEVIVKTLAHLDATDSPMEAVVYGSGEVMRQEARALGYAGEFEVVEVGPELDFTSRPVGQLDRRAALVQWRALQRAMEDVDQGLADAIVTAPWNKALFELVEMPVVGHTEVLQAHYGRERVVMMLGGERLKVALVTTHVALSEVSQRLNAPLLREICAVTLAGLRERFGIDSPRLAVCGLNPHAGERGHMGDEELVWIDQAVAELDREFLAAEISGPWPADTLFAKFRGERTPFDAVICMYHDQGLIPLKLLHFGESANITLGLPIIRTSVDHGTAYDIAGAGVADAGSMIYATELAATMVARARQRAS, from the coding sequence ATGACCTCATCCAAAAAACCGGTGCGCCTGGCGCTGACCATGGGTGATGCTGCCGGCATCGGACCGGAGGTCATCGTCAAGACCCTGGCGCATCTCGACGCCACCGATAGCCCGATGGAAGCGGTGGTCTACGGAAGCGGCGAGGTGATGCGCCAGGAGGCCCGCGCGCTCGGGTACGCTGGCGAGTTCGAGGTGGTGGAGGTGGGGCCGGAGCTCGATTTTACGAGTCGCCCGGTGGGTCAGCTTGATCGGCGCGCGGCGCTTGTGCAGTGGCGCGCGCTGCAGCGCGCGATGGAGGACGTGGATCAGGGGCTGGCCGACGCGATCGTGACCGCTCCCTGGAACAAAGCCCTCTTTGAGTTGGTGGAGATGCCGGTGGTGGGCCACACCGAGGTCTTGCAGGCCCATTACGGCCGGGAGCGCGTGGTGATGATGCTCGGTGGCGAGCGTCTGAAGGTGGCGCTGGTGACCACGCACGTGGCGCTCTCCGAGGTCAGCCAGCGCCTCAACGCTCCCCTGCTTCGGGAGATCTGCGCGGTGACGCTGGCCGGGCTGCGCGAGCGTTTTGGCATCGATTCGCCGCGCCTGGCGGTCTGTGGTCTTAATCCCCACGCTGGCGAGCGCGGCCATATGGGCGACGAAGAGCTCGTGTGGATCGACCAGGCGGTCGCCGAGCTGGACCGGGAGTTTCTCGCCGCCGAGATCAGCGGGCCCTGGCCTGCGGACACCCTCTTTGCGAAGTTCCGTGGCGAGCGAACCCCCTTTGATGCCGTGATCTGCATGTACCACGACCAGGGGCTTATCCCCTTGAAATTGTTGCATTTCGGGGAGTCCGCCAACATCACTCTGGGGCTTCCCATCATCCGCACCTCGGTCGATCATGGCACCGCCTACGACATCGCCGGAGCGGGAGTGGCCGACGCCGGATCGATGATTTACGCCACCGAGTTGGCTGCCACGATGGTGGCGCGAGCACGTCAGAGGGCCTCTTGA